ATGAATTTCTTATTAAAGATAATCACATTGCAAGCTCTGATATTAAAACTTTAGTGTCTCTTGCAATCAAAAATAAAAAAGGAAGAAAAATCATAGTTGAAGTTGATAATTTAAATCAGCTTAAACAAATAATGGGTTTAAAATTTAATACTGTTTTGTTTGATAATATGGGCAACAAAACACTTAAAGCTGGTGTTAAATTAGCCAAAAAACATTACGAGACAGAAGCTTCAGGAAATGTAACCCTAAAATCAGTTAAAAAAATTGCAGCAACTGGTGTTGATAGAATTTCTATTGGTAGCATCACTCATAGTGTGCCTGCTATAGATTTTAAATTAGAAATTTAATTTTTTTTAGACAACTCTGCTTGTGCAGCAGCTAATCTTGCTATTGGAACTCTATATGGTGAGCAAGAAACGTAATCTAAACCTGCATTTGCGCAAAAGTGAATACTTTTAGGGTCTCCACCATGTTCTCCACAAATTCCAAGTTTAATTTTTTTATTTGTTTTTCTTCCTTTTTCAACTGCAATTTCTATTAAATCACCTACTCCATCGTCTATAGAGATAAATGGGTCTATAGAAAAAATCTTATTATCAAGATAATCATTTAAAAATTTACCACTATCATCTCTACTTAAACCAAATGTTGTTTGGGTTAAGTCATTAGTTCCAAAACTAAAGAACTCCGCATGTTTAGCTATATCATCTGCTTTGATGGCTGCTCTTGGTAACTCAATCATGGTTCCAACTAAATAATCAACTTTAACTTTTTTATCTTTTTGAACTTCTTTTGCAACTCTTACAACTAAGTCCTTCATTATTCTAATTTCAGCTTCAGTTGATACTAGAGGGATCATAATCTCTGGAAATGCTGACTTAATTTTTTTTATTTTAAGTTCAGACAAAGCTTCAAAGATTGCTCTACATTGCATTTCATAAATTTCTGGAAATGAAATACCTAATCTACATCCTCTATGTCCTAACATCGGGTTTTGTTCATGCAGTTCATTAATTCTAGATTCAATTTCTTTTAAAGGAAGACCTACGACAGTTGCAACATCATTAATTTCTTTTTCAGTTTTAGGAAGAAACTCATGCAATGGTGGGTCTAATAACCTTACGGTAACTGGCAAGCCATTCATAATTTTAAATATTTCAACAAAATCTTTTTTTTGATGTGGTAAAAGTTTTGCTAGAGCTTTATTTCTATCCTGTACTGTTTTTGATAAAATCATTTCTCTAACAGATAAAATTCTCTCTTCGTCAAAAAACATATGCTCTGTTCTACAAAGACCAATACCTTCTGCCCCAAAGTCACGTGCTGTTTTAGTATCAAATGGTGTTTCTGAGTTAGTTCTAACTTTTAATTTTCTAAAACCATCTGCCCAACTCATTAGTTTTGAAAAGTCTCCAGAAATTTCTGGTTTAACTGTTGGTACTTCTCCTAAGATAATTCTACCTGTTGAACCGTCTATTGTAATAATATCTCCCTCTTTAACTTCATTAGAAGATGTTTTGAAAATTTTAGCTTCATAATTAATATCAATTTCACTTGAGCCAGATACACAAGGTCTGCCCATACCCCTTGCAACAACTGCAGCATGACTAGTCATTCCACCTCTAGCAGTTAAAATTCCTTTAGCAGCATGCATTCCATGAATATCCTCTGGAGATGTCTCAACTCTTACCAGGATAGTATCTTGCATCATGTCGTTTAATCTTTCTGCTTCTTCTGATGAAAAAACAACTTTACCACTAGCGGCACCAGGTGAGGCAGGTAATCCATTCGCTATAACGTTTACTGAACTTTTTTCGTCTAATGTGGGGTGTAATAAAGTATCCAAGGAAGCTGGGTCTATTCTCATCACTGCTTCTTTTTTTGAAATTAATTTTTCTTTAACCATATCTACTGCAATTTTAACTGCAGATTTTGAAGTTCTCTTTCCAGATCTTGTCTGTAACATCCATAATTTATTATTTTCAACTGTAAATTCTACGTCTTGCATATCTTTGTAATGTTTTTCTAAAACTTTTAGAATTTTATCTAGTTGTTTGAAAACCTTTGGCATAGATTCTTCCATTGAAGCTTCTTTTACCTTTGCATCTTTCCTTGCTTTTTTGGTTATATACTGAGGAGTTCTTGTTCCTGCTACAACATCTTCTCCTTGAGCATTAATTAAGTATTCACCATAAACTTCATTAACACCATCGGATGGATTTCTTGTAAAGACAACACCAGTTGCACAATCATCACCCATATTACCAAACACCATAGACTGAACATTAACTGCTGTTCCCCATTCTGAAGAGATCTGGTTTAATTTTCTGTAGACTTTTGCTCTATTACTTTCCCAAGATAAAAATACCGCACTAATTGCACCAAGTAATTGCTCATTTACATTTTGAGGAAAATCTTTTTTAGCCTGATCCTTAACAACTTTTTTAAAATCATTAATTAACCCTTCCCAATCATTTTCATCTAAATCTGTATCAAGTAAAACACCTTTGGTTAGTTTGTAGTTTTCAATTAATTCTTCAAAATGATAACCTTCAACTCCCATTACAACATTTCCATACATTTGGATAAATCTTCTGTAGCTATCTTTTGCAAATCTCATGTTGGAAGTTTTATTTGCAAGTGCAATTACTGTTTTATCGTTCAAACCTAAATTTAAAATTGTGTCCATCATACCAGGCATAGAAACTCTAGCACCAGATCTAACAGATAGTAATAACGGATTTTTTAAATCACCAAATTTTTTTCCAACTTCTTTTTCAATAATTTTTAATTCTTTGTTTATAGTACTAACTATTTGTGAGTTTAATTTTTTCTTATCTTTATAAAATAATTCACACACTTTAGTTGAGATGGTAAATCCTGGTGGAACAGGTAAACCTATTCTTCCCATTTCAGAAAGATTTGCACCTTTTCCACCCAAAAAGTTTTTTGGGTTTTTTATTTTTTTTGAGTCCTTGGACTTGAAGTTTAAAATTAATTTATTCACTATTTGGTCTCAATATTTGAAAAGTTTATGTAGTTATCAAAGGTTCTACATAACATTTGTAAAAGTTCCAATCTGTTTTTTTTGATACTTTTATCTTCATCATTAACTTTTACATTGTCAAAGAAATCAAAAATCACTTTTTTAGCACCCGCTAAATTTGTAAGTGATTCTAGGTAATTTTCATCTTTATTTATATTTGTAAAATATTTTCTTAATTCATTAATCTTTTTTAATAGATTTTTTTCATAGTCATTTTTAAAAATACCAGGGTCAGTTGTATTTGATATTTCAAGATCACTATTTTTTAATTCACTTTCTAGTATACTTGATGCTCTTTTGTAGCTTACCATTACATCTTCACCAATTTCTTCATTTATTAAATTATTTAAAGTTAAGGCTTTTTTATATATTTTATTCATATGGTCTATTCCATATGAGTTTATGCTAGCTTCAGTGATATCTGTTCTAATTTTCTTTTCTTTCATATAATATTTTAATCTATCCATTAAAAACTCTGATAATTCTTTTTGAGATAAATCATTTGAAAGTTCAAAGCCTTGGTCTCTATGTAGTGATGTTGAATAACTAATAAGATCTTTAATTTTAAATTCTTTATTATTATCAATTGATAATTTTATAACTCCTAATGCTGATCTTCTCAGTGCATAGGGATCTTTTGAACTTGTAGGTTTTTGATTGACTCCAAAAAATCCTACCAAGGTATCAATCTTATCAGTTAAAGCTAAAGCAATACTAAATGGTTTCTTTGGAGTTTTGCTATCAAGACCTGTTGGTTGATAATGTTCACTTATAGCTAGTGCTATTTCTTTATCAAAACCTTGCACTCCAGCAAAATGTCCACCCATAATTCCTTGAAGCTCTGGAAATTCACCAACAATATCAGAAATTAAATCAACTTTACAAATCGATGCTGACAACTCAACTTGATCTTTGCTAATCAATAGCTCATCAGAGATCATTCCTCCAAGCTTTCTCATTCTTTGAATCTTGTCAAAATAAGATCCAAGACCTTTAAAATAGTTCATACTTTTTAATTTTGAAACTTGCTTAACTAAATTTTGAGATTTATTTTTTTCCCAAAAGAATTGTGCATCACTTAATCTTGCCTCTACAACTCTTTCATTACCCAGTTTAATATAACCTTTTTCATCATGATTATTTGCCACAACTAAAAATTCATTGGTAATTTTTCCTTTTTTATCAAATGTTGGAAAATATTTTTGATGATATTGCATCGTAACTATCAAAATTTCTTTTGGAATATTTAAAAATTTCTGATCAAATTTGCATACTATAATATTCGGTTGCTCAACTATATCTGTGACTTCATCCAAAAGTTTATTGTTAGACTCAACAATAAAATTATTTTTACTAGATATTTTCTCAATTTCTTTAATAATAAAGTCTTTTCTTAATACGTGATCTATAATTATACCTGATTGATTGAAGAAATCTTTATAGCTTTTGAAAGTTTTAAATATTTTCTTTTTATCTTCAAACTCTTTATCAGTAAATGTTGCATTGGAAGATATTAAATGATGAAATTTAAAATCTAAACTTTTATTACCAAAAACTGCTAAAATAGACTTTAATGGTCTCGCCCAACTAAGATTATAATTTCCCCAAATCATGGATTTCTTCCATTGTAATTTATCAAGGATTAGAGGTGTATATTCTTTTAGTAAATCTATTGTATTAGTTTTATTTGAAGGTTTCTTAAAAAAATAAAATTCTCCTTTTTCTATTTTTTTAATAAAGAGATCTTTTTTATCTATTTGATTTGATCTTAAAAAACCCTCTACAGCTTTTTCTGGTGCATTAACATTTGGTCCTTTTATTTCTTCAGCTTTTCGTGTTATTTCTTTAGATAAACCCTCAAATAGAATTATAAGACGATTTGGTGTTGAAAATGATGAACTTTTCTTAAATGAAATTTTTTTTTCTTCAAATAAATTTTGAAAATTTTCTAATAAAGTATTACGTGAGTTGCGCTGTAAACCAGCTGGTATTTCCTCACTAAACAATTCTATAAAAAATTCTGACATTAATCTGTTTGACTGCTTAACCAACTTTCAGCAACTGCTTTTGTAATGTCTCTAATACGCCCTATGTAGCCTGCTCTTTGAGCAACACTTATAACTCCTCTGGCATCCAAAATATTAAATACGTGGCTTGCTTTTAAACATTGATCATATGCGGGTAGTGAAATTTTTTTTTCTACCAATGCTTTTGCTTCAAGCTCAAACATATCAAAAATTTTAAATAGATTATCTGTATTAGCGTGTTCGAAATTATATGCTGAAAATTCTTTTTCTGCTTGAAGAAATACATCCCCATATTTTACACCTTCATTATTCCATAATAGTTCATAAACATTTTTCATTTGTTGAGTGAACATGCAAATTCTTTCAAGACCATATGTAATTTCAACTGAAACAGGTTTACATTCAAATCCAGCCATCTGTTGAAAGTATGTGAATTGAGTAATTTCCATACCATCACACCAAACTTCCCATCCTAAACCTGCCGCACCTAAAGTTGGACTTTCCCAGTCATCCTCAACAAATCTAATGTCATGCTCTTTGTGATTAATACCAATTACAGCCAAACTATTTAAATAAAGTTTTTTGATATTATCTGGTGATGGCTTTATTAAAACTTGAAATTGATAATAATGCTGCAATCTATTTGGGTTCTCTCCATACCTTCCATCGGTAGGTCTTCTTGATGGTTGAACATAAGCTGCTTTCCATGGCTTAGGCCCTAGAGATCTCAAGGTTGTAGCAGGATGAAAGGTTCCAGCCCCTACCTCAATATCATAAGGTTGAAGAATAACACAACCATGTTTACCCCAATATTTCTGAAGATTTAAAATAGTATCTTGAAAAGATTGAAATTTAGGTTTTATAATTTTTTCTTTAGAAGCCATATCTTTGCCAGATAGATCTTTCTTCTAGAATATTAGCTATTTGATCCATTTGATTACTAGAAGATGAAAGTTTTTTACTTAACCAACCTTTAGACTTTTCAAATTTTTTAATAACAACATCTTCACCAAATTTTTCTTTTAAAATTTCATTGGCATTACCCAATCCATCAATCAAACCTAGCTCTTTTGATTTGCTGCCTGCCCAAAACTCTCCTGAGAATAATTCAATACCATCTTTTTTAAGTTTAGATCCTCTGCTTTCTTCTACAACTTTAATAAAGTCTTTATGTAGATCTAATTGAATGTTCTTAAGTCTCTCAATATCTTCTGACTTTTCTTCTTGAAATGGATCTAGTGAACTTTTATTTTTTCCTGCAGTATGAACTCTTCTTTCAACACCAATTTTTTTAATCAATTCTGTAAATCCAAATGATGAATAAATAACTCCGATAGATCCAATAATTGAGCTTGAATTTGCATATATCTCATCACCTGCACAAGCTATTAAGTATCCACCAGAAGCAGCAACATCTTCTGCAAATACTATTACTTTTATTTTGTTTTTCTTAGCTTGAGCTCGAATAAATTTATAGATTAAATGTGATTGTACGGGTGATCCACCTGGTGAATTGATTGTAATTGCCACTGCTTTAGCTTTTTTTAGTGAAAAAGCCTTTTCTATAATCTCTTCTTGTCCTGCAAAATCTATGCCCTGTTTAAACTTTCCAGCATTTCCAATCACACCATTTAGCTTGATATGAGCTATTATTTTTTTCTTTTTAAAAAAAGAGAACATTGTTAATCCTTATAGAATTTTTGATTTAATATAAAGCCTACTTATAGTTGAAGATTAAGGTGCGTCAATTGATAAGTAATAAATATAACTTAATTATACTAACTTATTTTTTATGGGAACTGTAGTTCAGCTAAGAAACCAAATAAATAATTCATATTATCAACTAAAAGATTCAGTTGATGAAAAATTAGTTTTAGTTGAAGAAAAGATTAAATCAAAACTCCTTAGTGAAGTTGATTTAGTTCAAAAAATGACCGAATATCATATTGACACGGGTGGAAAAAGATTAAGAGCTTTATTAACTCTTGGTTCTGCTAAGTTATGTGGCTACACTAAAGGAGGTCGAGATATTAATTTAGCAGCATGTGTAGAAATGATACACGGGGCTACTTTAATGCATGATGATGTCATTGATCTTGGAAATATTAGAAGAGGTAAAGAAACATTAAATTCAATTTGGGGAAATCACTCCTCCGTATTAATTGGAGACTATCTTTTAAGTAGATGTTTTGAGATGATGGTGGAAGATGGAAACATTGAAGTTTTAAAACTTTTATCTTCAACTTCATCAAAAATTGCTCAAGGAGAAGTATTACAACTACAGCACAAGGGTGAAGTTGATATGTTAGAGGAAACCTATTTAAAAATTATTACAGCAAAAACAGCTGAACTTTTCTCTGCAGCAACTAAAGTTGGTGCAATTTTATCTAATAAAGAAACAAAAGAAAAAGAAGCGCTAGAGTTTTATGGAAAAAACTTAGGCTTAACATTTCAAATTGCTGATGACACTTTGGATTACAATTCTGATCTAAAATTTTTTGGTAAAAAAATTGGTAAAGATTTTCTTGAAGGTAAAATTACGCTACCTGTCATCTTATTATTTCAAAATATATCCTCGATAGAAAAAGATAAATTAAAAAATATTTTTAAACAAGAAACAAGGTCAAATGAAGATTTAAATTTTACTTTAGAACTTATTAAAAAATACAATATAATTAATGAATGCTACAAAAAAGCTGAACATTTTATTAATCTTGCATCAAATTCTTTAACTGTATTTAAAGATAGTGAAGAAAAAAAGATTTTAGAAAGTCTTACTTCATTTAGTCTACAAAGAACCTTTTAAGGACTTAATAAAGATTTAGCCCAGTTACTCTCATTATCTTTAGTATATTTTAGTCTTTCATGAATTCTACTATCTCCATCTAACCAAAATTCTATACTTGAAGGTATTAAATTCCAACCTGACCAATACTCTGGTCTTGGAACATCATTTTTATTGCTATATTTTTTTTTATATTCTTCTATTGAGTTTAAAAGTTCATCTCTATTATTTAATATAGTGCTTTGTTTTGAGGCCCATGCTCCAATTCTGCTCTCATAACCTCTACTATTATAATATTTATCTGCCACTTCATTAGAAACTTTTTGTACCGTTCCATTAATTCTTACTTGTCTTAGAAGGCTTTTCCAATGAAAGCACATTGATGCTTTCGGGTTATTTTTTAATTCATTTCCTTTTTGACTATTTAGATTGGTATAAAAAACAAATCCATCTTTGTTAAAGTCTTTTAATAAAACCATTCTAATTGATGGGCAGTTATTTTGATCTGATGTGGCTAAAGCTAGTGCATTTGGATCATTTAATTCTGTTTTTTTTGCTTCATTCATCCAAACTTCAAATAAATCTATTGGATCTATTTTATCTAAAAAGCATTTATTAAGGCCTAATGAGTTTTTTTGATTCATAATTTTAACAAAATAATCTATATACTATAGATAATGTCATTTAATACTTTTGGAAAGCAATTTCGTTTCACAACATGGGGAGAATCTCATGGTCCTGCATTAGGCTGTGTCGTTGATGGTTGCCCACCAAATATAAACTTAAAAGAGCAAGATATTCAAGTTGAGCTAGATAAAAGAAAACCAGGACAATCAAAATTTACAACACAGAGAAAAGAAGATGATAAAGTACAAATTTTATCAGGTGTATTTGAAGGCAAAACGACTGGGACGCCTATTTCTTTAATTATTTACAATCAAGATATGAGATCAAAAGATTATGGAAATATCAAAGATAAATTTAGACCTGGGCATGCTGATTTTACATACTTTAAGAAATATGGAATAAGAGATTATCGTGGTGGTGGAAGATCCTCTGCAAGAGAAACGGCTGCAAGAGTTGCTGCAGGTGCAATTGCTAAAAAAGTTTTAGAAAATAAATTAGGTAAAAAATTTAAAGTTGTAGGTGCTGTTACTCAACTGGGAATATTGGGATGTGATACTAGCAAATGGAACGATCTAATAATTAATAAAAATCCTTTTTTTTGTCCTGATAAAAATATGCTAAAACTTTGGGAAAAATATTTGCTAGATATAAGAAAATCTGGATCATCTTGTGGTGCAATTATTGAGGTAAGAGCTAGAGGCATTCCTGTTGGCTTAGGTGCTCCAATTTATTCTAAACTAGATATGGATATTGCTTCTGCAATGATGAGTATTAATGCTGTTAAAGGTGTTAACATTGGTTCGGGAATGAACTCTGCACAATTAAGTGGAGAACAAAACTCAGATGAAATTTCACAAAAAGGTAAAAAATTAAAATTTGATTCTAATAATGCAGGTGGAATTCTTGGTGGTATTTCAACGGGACAAGAAATTGTTGCTTCATTTGCTGTTAAACCAACTTCATCGATTTTAACAACTAGAAAAACTATAGATAAGTTTGGAAAAAATACTACAATTTCTGTTAAAGGTCGGCATGACCCTTGTGTTGGCATTCGTGCAGTTCCTGTAGGTGAAGCAATGATGAATTGCGTTTTATTAGACCATTACCTAATGAACAAAGCTCAGTGTAGCTAATTTTTTTAAATTTAATTTTTCACTACTTTTATCGACTCTTTTGTAAATAAAATATCTAGTATTTTTTTTGATATTTGAGATGCATTAAGACCAGCAACATCATACATTTTTTTTGGACTATCTTGTTCGATAAAAATATCAGGTAATATCATGGTTCTAAATTTTAAACCTTTATCGAATATACCTTTTTCTGATAATAAATTTTCTACGTGAGAGCCAAAACCTCCAATAGATCCCTCTTCTACAGTAATCATAACCTCATGTTCTCTCGCACACTTTAAAATAAGCTCTTGGTCCAAGGGTTTAGCAAAACGTGCATCAACTATTGTTGATTCAATTCCTTTGTTTTTTAATTCTGTGGCTGCAATTTTGCATTCTTCCAATCTAGTTCCTATACTTAAAATACAAACTTGTTTTCCTTCTTGAATAATCTTTCCTTTTCCTATTTCTATTTTTTCATCTATAGATGGTAATTCCATTCCAATGCCATTTCCTCTTGGGTATCTAATAGCGCAAGGTTTGTCGTTAATAATCATAGATGTATTTATCATTTTAACTAATTCTGACTCATCGCTTGGTGCCATTACTATAAAATTAGGAAGAGTAGAAAGATAAGTAATATCAAATGAACCAGCATGTGTTGATCCATCAGCACCTACCAAGCCTGCTCTATCAATTATAAACCTTACAGGTAAACTTTGGATAGCAACATCATGAACTACTTGATCATAAGCTCTTTGTAAAAAAGTCGAATAAATTGCAACATATGGTTTATAGCCTTCTGTAGCCAGTCCTGCAGCAAAAGTAACACCGTGTTGTTCAGCAATTCCAACATCAAACGTTCTTTTTGGAAAATCTTTAGCAAAAATATCCATGCCTGTTCCACCTGGCATAGCAGCAGTAATCCCTACAACCTTACTGTCTCTTTCTGCATGCTTCACTAAAGTGTTTGCAAAAACCTTTGTATAAGTTGGAAGATTTGTTCCACTTTTCACCTGTTCACCAGTTATAACATTAAATTTTGAAACACCATGATAATGATCACTAGCTTTTTCAGCATAAGAATAACCTTTACCTTTTTGAGTTTTTA
The nucleotide sequence above comes from Candidatus Pelagibacter giovannonii. Encoded proteins:
- the ppdK gene encoding pyruvate, phosphate dikinase, coding for MNKLILNFKSKDSKKIKNPKNFLGGKGANLSEMGRIGLPVPPGFTISTKVCELFYKDKKKLNSQIVSTINKELKIIEKEVGKKFGDLKNPLLLSVRSGARVSMPGMMDTILNLGLNDKTVIALANKTSNMRFAKDSYRRFIQMYGNVVMGVEGYHFEELIENYKLTKGVLLDTDLDENDWEGLINDFKKVVKDQAKKDFPQNVNEQLLGAISAVFLSWESNRAKVYRKLNQISSEWGTAVNVQSMVFGNMGDDCATGVVFTRNPSDGVNEVYGEYLINAQGEDVVAGTRTPQYITKKARKDAKVKEASMEESMPKVFKQLDKILKVLEKHYKDMQDVEFTVENNKLWMLQTRSGKRTSKSAVKIAVDMVKEKLISKKEAVMRIDPASLDTLLHPTLDEKSSVNVIANGLPASPGAASGKVVFSSEEAERLNDMMQDTILVRVETSPEDIHGMHAAKGILTARGGMTSHAAVVARGMGRPCVSGSSEIDINYEAKIFKTSSNEVKEGDIITIDGSTGRIILGEVPTVKPEISGDFSKLMSWADGFRKLKVRTNSETPFDTKTARDFGAEGIGLCRTEHMFFDEERILSVREMILSKTVQDRNKALAKLLPHQKKDFVEIFKIMNGLPVTVRLLDPPLHEFLPKTEKEINDVATVVGLPLKEIESRINELHEQNPMLGHRGCRLGISFPEIYEMQCRAIFEALSELKIKKIKSAFPEIMIPLVSTEAEIRIMKDLVVRVAKEVQKDKKVKVDYLVGTMIELPRAAIKADDIAKHAEFFSFGTNDLTQTTFGLSRDDSGKFLNDYLDNKIFSIDPFISIDDGVGDLIEIAVEKGRKTNKKIKLGICGEHGGDPKSIHFCANAGLDYVSCSPYRVPIARLAAAQAELSKKN
- the glyS gene encoding glycine--tRNA ligase subunit beta, producing the protein MSEFFIELFSEEIPAGLQRNSRNTLLENFQNLFEEKKISFKKSSSFSTPNRLIILFEGLSKEITRKAEEIKGPNVNAPEKAVEGFLRSNQIDKKDLFIKKIEKGEFYFFKKPSNKTNTIDLLKEYTPLILDKLQWKKSMIWGNYNLSWARPLKSILAVFGNKSLDFKFHHLISSNATFTDKEFEDKKKIFKTFKSYKDFFNQSGIIIDHVLRKDFIIKEIEKISSKNNFIVESNNKLLDEVTDIVEQPNIIVCKFDQKFLNIPKEILIVTMQYHQKYFPTFDKKGKITNEFLVVANNHDEKGYIKLGNERVVEARLSDAQFFWEKNKSQNLVKQVSKLKSMNYFKGLGSYFDKIQRMRKLGGMISDELLISKDQVELSASICKVDLISDIVGEFPELQGIMGGHFAGVQGFDKEIALAISEHYQPTGLDSKTPKKPFSIALALTDKIDTLVGFFGVNQKPTSSKDPYALRRSALGVIKLSIDNNKEFKIKDLISYSTSLHRDQGFELSNDLSQKELSEFLMDRLKYYMKEKKIRTDITEASINSYGIDHMNKIYKKALTLNNLINEEIGEDVMVSYKRASSILESELKNSDLEISNTTDPGIFKNDYEKNLLKKINELRKYFTNINKDENYLESLTNLAGAKKVIFDFFDNVKVNDEDKSIKKNRLELLQMLCRTFDNYINFSNIETK
- a CDS encoding glycine--tRNA ligase subunit alpha; translation: MASKEKIIKPKFQSFQDTILNLQKYWGKHGCVILQPYDIEVGAGTFHPATTLRSLGPKPWKAAYVQPSRRPTDGRYGENPNRLQHYYQFQVLIKPSPDNIKKLYLNSLAVIGINHKEHDIRFVEDDWESPTLGAAGLGWEVWCDGMEITQFTYFQQMAGFECKPVSVEITYGLERICMFTQQMKNVYELLWNNEGVKYGDVFLQAEKEFSAYNFEHANTDNLFKIFDMFELEAKALVEKKISLPAYDQCLKASHVFNILDARGVISVAQRAGYIGRIRDITKAVAESWLSSQTD
- a CDS encoding S49 family peptidase, whose product is MFSFFKKKKIIAHIKLNGVIGNAGKFKQGIDFAGQEEIIEKAFSLKKAKAVAITINSPGGSPVQSHLIYKFIRAQAKKNKIKVIVFAEDVAASGGYLIACAGDEIYANSSSIIGSIGVIYSSFGFTELIKKIGVERRVHTAGKNKSSLDPFQEEKSEDIERLKNIQLDLHKDFIKVVEESRGSKLKKDGIELFSGEFWAGSKSKELGLIDGLGNANEILKEKFGEDVVIKKFEKSKGWLSKKLSSSSNQMDQIANILEERSIWQRYGF
- a CDS encoding polyprenyl synthetase family protein; amino-acid sequence: MGTVVQLRNQINNSYYQLKDSVDEKLVLVEEKIKSKLLSEVDLVQKMTEYHIDTGGKRLRALLTLGSAKLCGYTKGGRDINLAACVEMIHGATLMHDDVIDLGNIRRGKETLNSIWGNHSSVLIGDYLLSRCFEMMVEDGNIEVLKLLSSTSSKIAQGEVLQLQHKGEVDMLEETYLKIITAKTAELFSAATKVGAILSNKETKEKEALEFYGKNLGLTFQIADDTLDYNSDLKFFGKKIGKDFLEGKITLPVILLFQNISSIEKDKLKNIFKQETRSNEDLNFTLELIKKYNIINECYKKAEHFINLASNSLTVFKDSEEKKILESLTSFSLQRTF
- the pdxH gene encoding pyridoxamine 5'-phosphate oxidase, with the translated sequence MNQKNSLGLNKCFLDKIDPIDLFEVWMNEAKKTELNDPNALALATSDQNNCPSIRMVLLKDFNKDGFVFYTNLNSQKGNELKNNPKASMCFHWKSLLRQVRINGTVQKVSNEVADKYYNSRGYESRIGAWASKQSTILNNRDELLNSIEEYKKKYSNKNDVPRPEYWSGWNLIPSSIEFWLDGDSRIHERLKYTKDNESNWAKSLLSP
- the aroC gene encoding chorismate synthase; amino-acid sequence: MSFNTFGKQFRFTTWGESHGPALGCVVDGCPPNINLKEQDIQVELDKRKPGQSKFTTQRKEDDKVQILSGVFEGKTTGTPISLIIYNQDMRSKDYGNIKDKFRPGHADFTYFKKYGIRDYRGGGRSSARETAARVAAGAIAKKVLENKLGKKFKVVGAVTQLGILGCDTSKWNDLIINKNPFFCPDKNMLKLWEKYLLDIRKSGSSCGAIIEVRARGIPVGLGAPIYSKLDMDIASAMMSINAVKGVNIGSGMNSAQLSGEQNSDEISQKGKKLKFDSNNAGGILGGISTGQEIVASFAVKPTSSILTTRKTIDKFGKNTTISVKGRHDPCVGIRAVPVGEAMMNCVLLDHYLMNKAQCS
- the dxs gene encoding 1-deoxy-D-xylulose-5-phosphate synthase, with translation MQDYKFLKNINFPSDLRKLSENNLQEVSNEVRKEMIDAVSETGGHLGAGLGVVELTVALHYVFDTPNDRLIWDVGHQTYPHKILTGRKSKIKTLRQGNGLSGFTKRSESEYDPFGAAHSSTSISSALGMAEASKLSNKLNNIIAVIGDGAISAGMAYEAMNNAGASKTKMIVILNDNDMSIAKPVGAMRTYLAKLLTGKIYFSLRETFRLITSAFSKRFSAKAGKAEDFLRSAVTGGTLFNSLGFYYVGPIDGHDLSTLIPILKNARDSKHQGPIMIHVKTQKGKGYSYAEKASDHYHGVSKFNVITGEQVKSGTNLPTYTKVFANTLVKHAERDSKVVGITAAMPGGTGMDIFAKDFPKRTFDVGIAEQHGVTFAAGLATEGYKPYVAIYSTFLQRAYDQVVHDVAIQSLPVRFIIDRAGLVGADGSTHAGSFDITYLSTLPNFIVMAPSDESELVKMINTSMIINDKPCAIRYPRGNGIGMELPSIDEKIEIGKGKIIQEGKQVCILSIGTRLEECKIAATELKNKGIESTIVDARFAKPLDQELILKCAREHEVMITVEEGSIGGFGSHVENLLSEKGIFDKGLKFRTMILPDIFIEQDSPKKMYDVAGLNASQISKKILDILFTKESIKVVKN